A genomic region of Barnesiella viscericola DSM 18177 contains the following coding sequences:
- a CDS encoding translocation/assembly module TamB domain-containing protein produces MRKFYRAFRLFVHIVIISVIAIYTLSYILLSVPGIQDRARQTGVKELSTLLGSPVSIDRIQFSPFNKLELFGVCLPDLKGDTLLYANKVAAGIALSNLIFDKELVFTNIQLFGLDARITRATPDTTTNLQFVIDAFKSNSDKPKEKIKFKINNAIVRRGKIRYDLLSAAPAEPGRFDPHHIEVKNLLSKLSIKSFTGDSVNVSIKRLAFDERSGFSLNRLQFKVEANRQQAQLSDFKIQLPGSHIEIKPLTANLPDSLSTERILNETRFSLQIPHARVSLPDIAPFVPLLDEIETTADLTVHLSGTPNNFYVHTFDFDFGQGSITTHSQIAVKRITDAANRSIVCAPITVNASAEGIEAILPKIPALTGEQRQIISRLGNVRFNGDITNRHRDLTACGTLTTDLGTIHSDVAIEQSQTPGSVHYSGLIETQKFNLNGLFAEGNPYGEIVFKIELDSRKNRYRAPSGELAGTVNYFEYKGYPYENITLNGEFGDNRYNGMARIDDPNGRVQVEGFAWLNRQESEFDLTVQARDINVAELRLMPRYESSKLGFNVTAQFTGNSLDNAEGAVTLDSLTFTQPNDIFKLDRLSIEAHNRQTPKSIAVTSDYLNGWIEGDYHFSTLKQSLQRLITQALPSLMPQSEEAPLNNRQKKSKKKQIREEQIPLNDFKFRFTIEPNMHMAQVFDLPVTFTDRAVIEGEMNSRQSTALVTGQIPHLWYKRRHIEDSFITARQDSTDIFLSVESNTYNKKQVRTTWSLRSKVHRDNLDLVLNWNNDTQSTFYGELNTSTRFSRTPDENELLINTRINPSKLIFNDTVWQMKPAELTVRNKRVEVHDFEISHAPQYILIDGVASDQEDDELNIQLNDVDLDYIFGTLNIKHVSFGGQATGNLVATHLFTGAPRLSTEQFDVTDFAYNDAVFGDLHLFSMWDNDNQGILMKGFVENKEERQTFIDGYIFPTRDSLALSFDPDRLNIAFLRPFVKTVMTDLSGVGSGHIDFYGRFKALNVTGDVYVENFNFGIGYLNTRYTLSDSIHLSPTRIWFDNVTVYDKLRHTAKGSGWLTHHNFKDLAYDISITDARDFLAYDMTERQSPTYYGTIYGNGSAVIKGVPGYNQIDVNMSTGDQSKFTFVLSGSEAAGEYDFITFTNSSKQATETPESQIDSIAIRNNARMLEESTVQENSILALNLQIEATNQARMNLVMDKSTGDMIKATGRGSIRLEFNSMDDDMKLYGSYVLEKGNYNFSLQDIITRDFSIKEGSRVSFHGDPMATNLDISAIYSLTANLLDLDENFANDKELTRTTVPVQTILNVAGDVRRPDLSFDIAFPTLTQDVDRRVRSIISTNDMMNRQIIYLLALNRFYTPDFMNIGQTRNNELVSVASSTLSSQLGNILGQLSDNWNISPNFRSEKGDFSDMEVDLALSSQLLNNRLIFNGNFGYRDNTMNNNTFIGDFDLEYLLNKSGTIRLKAYNHYNDQNYYIKSALTTQGVGIMLRHDFNNWVDLFRRAPRPAAADTGRSAQPAAQPATPAQAPTDSVRNSLPTTMPAVPALPADSVSTVQRQPAVKPDEPKEQ; encoded by the coding sequence ATGAGGAAATTCTACAGGGCATTTCGGTTATTCGTGCATATCGTTATCATTTCTGTCATAGCGATATACACGCTTTCTTATATCCTGCTCTCTGTCCCCGGCATACAGGACCGGGCGAGGCAGACCGGGGTGAAGGAGCTGTCGACCCTGCTGGGTAGCCCCGTATCTATCGACCGCATACAGTTCTCGCCCTTCAACAAGCTCGAACTCTTCGGGGTCTGCCTCCCCGACCTGAAAGGCGACACGCTGCTCTATGCCAACAAGGTGGCGGCGGGCATCGCCCTCTCCAATCTCATCTTTGACAAAGAGCTGGTCTTCACCAATATCCAGCTCTTCGGGCTCGACGCCCGCATCACCCGGGCCACTCCCGACACGACAACCAACCTGCAATTTGTCATCGACGCCTTCAAAAGCAACTCGGACAAGCCCAAAGAGAAAATCAAGTTCAAGATAAACAACGCCATCGTTCGCCGCGGCAAGATACGCTACGACCTGCTGTCGGCGGCGCCGGCCGAGCCGGGACGATTCGACCCACACCACATCGAGGTAAAAAACCTCTTGTCGAAACTCTCCATCAAGTCGTTCACCGGCGACTCGGTGAATGTGTCGATCAAGCGGCTGGCCTTCGACGAGCGGTCGGGTTTCTCGCTCAATCGTCTGCAATTCAAGGTCGAGGCCAACCGGCAACAGGCTCAACTCAGCGATTTCAAGATACAACTGCCGGGCAGCCATATCGAGATAAAACCCTTGACAGCCAATCTGCCCGACTCACTCTCGACCGAACGGATTCTCAACGAAACCCGCTTCTCGCTGCAAATACCGCATGCCCGGGTATCGCTCCCCGACATTGCCCCCTTCGTCCCGCTGCTCGACGAGATAGAGACCACGGCCGACCTCACGGTACACCTGTCGGGGACCCCCAACAACTTCTACGTCCACACCTTCGATTTTGATTTCGGACAAGGGAGTATCACCACCCACAGCCAAATCGCCGTCAAACGGATAACCGATGCCGCCAACCGCAGCATCGTGTGCGCCCCGATTACGGTCAACGCTTCGGCCGAGGGGATAGAAGCTATTCTACCCAAGATACCCGCGCTCACCGGCGAACAGCGCCAAATCATCTCCCGGTTGGGCAACGTGCGGTTCAACGGCGACATCACCAACCGACACCGCGACCTCACGGCTTGCGGCACCCTCACCACCGACCTGGGTACCATTCACTCCGACGTGGCCATCGAGCAGAGTCAAACCCCGGGGTCGGTACACTATTCGGGCCTTATCGAGACGCAAAAATTCAATTTGAACGGGCTCTTTGCCGAGGGGAATCCATACGGCGAAATCGTCTTCAAGATAGAACTCGACAGCCGCAAAAACCGCTACCGGGCACCCTCGGGCGAACTGGCGGGAACGGTTAACTATTTTGAATACAAGGGCTACCCGTATGAAAACATAACCCTCAACGGCGAGTTCGGCGACAACCGCTACAACGGCATGGCCCGCATCGACGACCCGAACGGCCGGGTACAGGTCGAGGGATTTGCCTGGCTGAACCGCCAGGAATCGGAGTTTGACCTCACCGTGCAGGCCCGCGACATCAACGTGGCCGAACTGCGGCTCATGCCCCGGTACGAAAGCTCCAAACTGGGATTCAACGTCACGGCTCAGTTTACCGGCAACAGCCTCGACAACGCCGAGGGGGCGGTGACACTCGACAGCCTCACCTTCACCCAGCCCAACGACATCTTCAAACTCGACCGACTGAGCATCGAGGCGCACAATCGCCAAACGCCCAAGAGTATAGCTGTCACCTCAGACTACCTCAACGGCTGGATTGAGGGCGACTACCACTTCTCGACTCTGAAACAGTCGTTGCAACGCCTCATTACCCAGGCTCTGCCTTCGCTCATGCCCCAATCCGAAGAGGCACCCCTCAACAACCGACAGAAAAAGAGTAAGAAGAAACAGATCCGGGAGGAGCAGATTCCGCTCAACGATTTCAAATTCCGATTTACCATCGAGCCCAACATGCACATGGCCCAGGTGTTCGACCTGCCGGTCACCTTCACCGACCGGGCCGTCATCGAGGGCGAGATGAACAGCCGCCAAAGCACAGCTCTCGTCACGGGACAGATACCCCACCTCTGGTACAAACGGCGCCACATCGAAGACTCCTTCATCACCGCCCGCCAAGACAGCACCGACATATTCCTGTCGGTCGAGAGCAACACCTACAACAAGAAACAGGTGCGCACCACGTGGAGCCTGCGCAGCAAAGTTCACCGCGACAATCTTGACCTGGTGCTCAACTGGAACAACGACACGCAATCGACCTTCTACGGCGAGCTGAACACCTCGACCCGGTTCTCGCGCACACCCGACGAAAACGAGTTGCTGATAAATACCCGAATCAACCCCTCGAAACTCATCTTCAACGATACCGTCTGGCAGATGAAACCGGCCGAACTCACCGTACGCAACAAACGCGTCGAGGTGCACGACTTTGAAATATCGCACGCTCCACAGTACATACTCATCGACGGAGTGGCTTCGGACCAGGAGGACGACGAACTGAACATACAGCTCAACGACGTGGACCTGGACTACATCTTCGGCACACTCAACATCAAGCACGTATCGTTCGGCGGCCAGGCTACCGGTAACCTGGTGGCCACCCACCTCTTCACCGGCGCCCCCCGACTGAGCACCGAGCAGTTCGATGTAACCGACTTTGCCTACAACGATGCGGTATTCGGCGACCTGCACCTGTTCAGTATGTGGGACAACGACAACCAGGGTATTCTCATGAAGGGATTTGTCGAGAACAAGGAGGAACGACAGACCTTCATCGACGGCTATATCTTCCCCACACGCGACTCGCTGGCCCTCTCGTTCGACCCCGACCGGCTGAACATCGCCTTCCTGCGGCCCTTTGTCAAGACCGTGATGACCGACCTCTCGGGGGTAGGCAGTGGGCATATCGACTTCTACGGACGATTCAAGGCGCTTAATGTGACCGGCGATGTCTATGTCGAGAATTTCAATTTCGGTATCGGGTACCTCAACACCCGCTACACCCTTTCCGACAGCATACACCTCTCGCCCACCCGCATCTGGTTCGACAATGTGACCGTCTACGACAAGCTGCGCCACACGGCCAAAGGCTCGGGCTGGCTCACGCATCACAACTTCAAGGACCTCGCCTACGACATCTCCATCACCGATGCCCGCGACTTCCTGGCCTACGACATGACCGAGCGACAGAGCCCCACCTACTACGGAACCATCTATGGCAATGGATCGGCCGTAATCAAGGGGGTACCGGGCTACAACCAAATCGACGTGAACATGTCGACCGGCGACCAGTCGAAATTTACCTTCGTCCTGTCGGGGTCGGAAGCTGCCGGCGAATATGACTTTATCACCTTCACCAATTCGAGCAAACAGGCTACCGAGACCCCGGAGAGCCAAATCGACAGCATCGCCATCAGGAACAATGCCCGTATGCTCGAAGAGTCGACCGTACAGGAGAACAGCATACTGGCCCTCAACCTCCAAATCGAGGCGACCAACCAGGCCCGCATGAATCTGGTCATGGACAAATCGACCGGCGACATGATCAAGGCAACCGGACGGGGTAGTATCCGACTGGAATTCAACTCGATGGACGACGACATGAAACTCTATGGTTCATACGTGCTGGAAAAGGGGAACTACAATTTCAGCTTGCAGGACATCATCACCCGCGACTTCTCCATCAAGGAGGGGAGCCGGGTCTCTTTCCACGGCGACCCCATGGCGACCAATCTCGACATATCGGCCATCTACTCGCTCACGGCCAACCTGCTCGACCTCGACGAGAACTTTGCCAACGACAAGGAGCTGACCCGCACCACCGTGCCGGTGCAGACGATTCTGAACGTGGCGGGCGACGTGCGCCGTCCCGACCTCTCGTTCGACATCGCCTTCCCCACCCTCACCCAAGATGTGGACCGCCGGGTGCGCAGCATCATCAGCACCAACGACATGATGAACCGACAAATCATCTACCTGCTGGCATTGAACCGCTTCTACACCCCCGACTTCATGAACATAGGGCAGACCCGGAACAACGAGCTGGTGTCGGTGGCTTCGTCGACCCTCTCGTCGCAGCTGGGGAATATCCTGGGGCAGCTGAGTGACAACTGGAATATCTCGCCGAATTTCCGCAGCGAAAAGGGCGACTTCTCCGACATGGAGGTAGACCTCGCCCTGTCGAGCCAACTGCTGAACAACCGGCTGATTTTCAACGGCAATTTCGGGTACCGCGACAACACGATGAACAACAATACCTTCATCGGCGATTTCGACTTGGAGTATCTGCTCAACAAGAGCGGTACCATACGGCTCAAAGCCTACAACCACTACAACGACCAGAACTACTACATCAAGTCGGCCCTCACAACACAGGGTGTGGGTATCATGTTGCGGCACGACTTCAACAACTGGGTCGACCTGTTCCGGCGGGCTCCCCGACCCGCTGCGGCCGATACCGGTCGCAGCGCCCAACCGGCCGCACAACCCGCCACACCCGCGCAGGCTCCGACCGACTCCGTGCGCAACAGCCTGCCGACCACCATGCCTGCGGTACCTGCTCTACCTGCCGATTCGGTCTCGACGGTGCAACGGCAACCGGCCGTAAAACCAGACGAGCCGAAAGAGCAATAA